The following proteins come from a genomic window of Chaetodon auriga isolate fChaAug3 chromosome 16, fChaAug3.hap1, whole genome shotgun sequence:
- the rad23aa gene encoding RAD23 homolog A, nucleotide excision repair protein a has translation MQITLKTLQQQTIQIEIDPEQTVKALKEKIEAERGKDNFPVSGQKLIYAGKILQDDTPIKDYKIDEKNFVVVMVSKAKPAAAASPPASEAPKPPVQDSGSTSTAVPATTPASAPAPTPAATPIPSEEAKEEPSAAATEPQQPASSSGGGQGLDASSALVTGAEYETMLTEIMSMGYERERVVAALRASFNNPHRAVEYLLTRIPSSPVQESHPPAQAPQSGPTEAPASLAEGENPLAFLRTQPQFLHMRQAIQQNPALLPALLQQLGRENPQLLQQISLHQELFIQMLNEPVGEGGEASDVGEMGAAGEEGAPVNYIQVTPQEKEAIERLKALGFPEALVIQAYFACEKNENLAANFLLNQGLEDD, from the exons ATGCAAATCACGcttaaaacactgcaacagcAGACTATTCAGATTGAGATAGACCCCGAGCAAACG GTGAAGGCCTTGAAAGAGAAGATagaagcagaaagaggaaaagacaacTTTCCTGTATCGGGGCAGAAGCTGATATACGCTGGAAAAATCCTGCAAGATGACACACCTATTAAAGACTACAAAATTGATGAGAAGAATTTTGTTGTAGTGATGGTGTCCAAG GCTAAGCCTGCAGCTGCCGCCTCGCCTCCAGCCTCAGAAGCCCCCAAGCCCCCTGTACAGGACTCCGGCTCCACGTCAACAGCTGTCCCAGCCACAAccccagcctcagccccagCCCCAACCCCAGCAGCTACCCCCATCCCCTCCGAGGAGGCCAAAGAGGAGCCAAGTGCCGCAGCCACAGAACCACAGCAACCAGCCAG CTCCAGTGGCGGGGGTCAGGGCTTGGATGCGTCCTCAGCACTTG tgactGGAGCCGAATATGAGACCATGTTGACAGAGATCATGTCTATGGGCTATGAAAGGGAGAGAGTGGTGGCTGCACTACGGGCCAGTTTCAACAACCCCCACAGAGCTGTGGAGTACCTTCTCACT CGTATTCCCAGCAGCCCAGTCCAGGAGAGTCATCCCCCAGCGCAGGCCCCCCAATCTGGACCCACAGAAGCCCCGGCATCTCTAGCAGAGG GAGAGAACCCACTTGCATTCCTGCGGACCCAGCCCCAGTTTCTGCACATGAGACAGGCCATCCAGCAGAACCCTGCTCTGCTAccagctctcctccagcagctagGCAGGGAGAATCCTCAGCTTCTACAG CAAATCAGTCTGCATCAGGAGCTGTTCATCCAGATGTTGAACGAGCCAgtgggagaggggggagaggcgTCAGATGTTGGAGAGATGGGGGCAGCAGGGGAGGAGGGCGCACCTGTCAACTATATCCAGGTTACACCTCAGGAGAAGGAAGCCATCGAAAGG TTAAAAGCGTTGGGTTTCCCTGAGGCTCTGGTGATCCAGGCCTACTTTGCCTGCGAGAAGAACGAGAACCTGGCAGCCAACTTTCTCCTCAACCAGGGACTGGAAGATGACTGA